The Arachis hypogaea cultivar Tifrunner chromosome 19, arahy.Tifrunner.gnm2.J5K5, whole genome shotgun sequence genome has a window encoding:
- the LOC112775634 gene encoding zinc finger A20 and AN1 domain-containing stress-associated protein 1, with product MASEHNNDNSTSYQPSEPRPCANGCGFFGTAGNRNLCSKCFRDLFLEEQRAASAKVVVEKTLLHGCVASGSSPSSDTTDSSVVPAAEPPSSSAAAAAPSGPVKPSNRCRGCNKKVGLTGFVCKCGATFCGVHRYPERHDCPFDFKGVGRDAISKANPVVKADKLDKF from the coding sequence ATGGCTTCTGAGCATAACAACGACAACAGCACAAGCTACCAACCTTCGGAGCCAAGACCATGCGCCAACGGTTGCGGCTTCTTCGGCACCGCCGGCAACAGAAACCTCTGCTCCAAGTGCTTCAGAGATCTCTTCCTTGAAGAACAGCGTGCCGCTTCAGCCAAAGTCGTCGTTGAGAAAACCCTTCTCCATGGCTGCGTTGCTTCCGGGTCCTCTCCTTCTTCGGACACCACCGACTCCTCTGTCGTTCCTGCGGCGGAGCCTCCTTCTTCCTCCGCTGCCGCAGCAGCGCCTTCCGGTCCCGTGAAGCCCTCGAACCGGTGCCGTGGTTGCAACAAGAAGGTTGGGCTGACGGGTTTCGTTTGCAAGTGTGGAGCGACGTTCTGCGGGGTTCACCGTTATCCAGAGAGGCACGATTGTCCGTTTGATTTCAAGGGCGTTGGACGTGACGCGATTTCCAAGGCTAATCCTGTTGTGAAAGCAGATAAGCTCGACAAGTTTTAG